The Neobacillus sp. OS1-2 genome includes a window with the following:
- a CDS encoding putative thiazole-containing bacteriocin maturation protein: protein MTKLTPSTRLKVKRDSFYLPDPKGGVFFRNNVSSFRMEGHTIYQWIEQLMPMFNGEKSLGELTEGLTAPYRNRVFEIGETLYKSGFVRDVSQDRKHDLNPKVLEKYASQIEFIENFVDSGAYRFQEYRQTKVLVIGSGPLMVSLSSALIESGLPKFHFILTDSVPTNQLRINELVRNAYNADSDVEVEQIPFEKRDERSFWQEALLPYDWILYVTQDGNVKELKDLNMVCKEQRKTFLPAIYLDHVGLAGPLVHPESKGCWESAWRRIHQSSLQRERQPQSYSTTTGSILANVTVFEFFKKATGIAGSDQGNKIYKLDLETLEGDWISYIKHPLVTNKRVSPRLVEDLDVRIEQEKSKNESSRNFLEYFNLLTSEETGIFHTWEERDLKQLPLSQCYVQAVNPVSEGPADLLPEVICSGLTHEEARREAGLTGIEMYVSQLFKACCKPIDMAGENISRGMIGIGAGEIVEEAVCRGLQSYLVEELRNKKVDPLVPVFRVQLGEIEDQHCRYYLKTLTTLNGAPTIGLENEILGFPVIWVKSQGRKYTGTGLNTTLALRMALQQALSDKQNQLHATERITESAVFLKEKEFKLGIPSCEEITQFELLQSSIQVLNDNNKRLLVYDLTFEPFLKQELAGVYGVKVREEDS from the coding sequence ATGACAAAACTTACCCCGTCCACACGTTTAAAGGTCAAAAGGGATTCATTTTACCTGCCAGATCCAAAAGGTGGTGTGTTTTTTAGAAATAATGTAAGTTCATTTCGAATGGAAGGACATACGATTTACCAATGGATTGAACAATTAATGCCGATGTTTAACGGGGAGAAATCACTGGGAGAATTAACAGAGGGATTAACGGCACCGTATCGCAACAGGGTATTTGAGATTGGTGAAACGTTGTACAAGAGTGGCTTTGTTCGCGATGTAAGCCAAGATAGGAAACATGATTTAAACCCAAAAGTGCTGGAAAAGTATGCTTCACAAATTGAATTTATCGAGAATTTTGTGGATTCCGGAGCGTACCGTTTTCAAGAATACCGTCAGACTAAAGTTCTGGTTATCGGTTCTGGACCGCTAATGGTTTCACTTTCTTCCGCATTAATTGAATCGGGACTTCCCAAATTCCATTTCATCTTAACTGACTCAGTCCCTACAAATCAATTGCGGATAAATGAGTTAGTACGCAATGCCTACAATGCTGACTCTGATGTAGAGGTTGAGCAAATACCATTTGAAAAAAGGGATGAAAGGAGTTTTTGGCAAGAGGCTTTGCTTCCGTATGATTGGATTCTATATGTCACACAGGATGGAAATGTAAAAGAACTAAAGGATCTGAATATGGTTTGCAAAGAGCAAAGGAAGACATTTTTGCCTGCCATATATTTAGACCATGTGGGGCTTGCTGGTCCATTGGTACACCCGGAATCAAAGGGGTGCTGGGAGTCCGCCTGGCGTCGAATCCATCAATCCTCCTTGCAAAGAGAGCGGCAGCCGCAATCTTACTCTACCACTACTGGATCCATTCTGGCCAATGTCACCGTATTCGAATTTTTTAAGAAGGCAACAGGAATTGCAGGATCAGATCAGGGTAATAAAATTTACAAACTCGATCTCGAAACGCTGGAGGGAGACTGGATTTCATACATCAAACATCCATTGGTGACAAATAAAAGGGTCTCGCCCAGACTAGTGGAAGATCTCGATGTAAGGATAGAGCAAGAAAAGAGTAAAAATGAATCCTCACGTAACTTCTTGGAATACTTCAATCTATTAACATCTGAAGAAACAGGAATTTTCCATACCTGGGAGGAGCGAGACTTGAAACAGCTCCCTCTTTCGCAGTGCTATGTTCAAGCGGTTAATCCAGTCTCAGAGGGACCAGCAGATCTCCTGCCAGAGGTTATCTGTTCGGGTCTTACACATGAGGAGGCAAGGCGGGAAGCGGGGCTGACTGGCATTGAAATGTATGTTTCACAATTGTTCAAGGCATGTTGTAAACCAATTGATATGGCTGGTGAAAACATTTCAAGGGGCATGATAGGAATTGGTGCAGGAGAAATAGTCGAAGAGGCAGTTTGCCGCGGTTTACAATCTTATTTAGTGGAAGAATTGAGAAATAAAAAGGTGGATCCATTGGTTCCTGTTTTTCGCGTACAATTAGGAGAAATTGAAGATCAACACTGTAGATATTATTTAAAAACCTTAACAACCCTAAATGGTGCACCGACCATCGGTTTAGAAAATGAAATACTAGGTTTCCCTGTAATATGGGTAAAGTCGCAAGGACGAAAATACACTGGTACAGGTTTAAATACAACTTTGGCTTTACGAATGGCATTACAACAAGCGCTTTCGGATAAACAAAATCAGCTGCATGCAACCGAAAGGATAACGGAATCAGCTGTTTTTCTGAAAGAAAAAGAATTTAAACTCGGAATCCCATCTTGTGAAGAAATCACACAGTTTGAGCTCTTGCAATCTTCTATTCAGGTATTGAACGACAACAATAAACGCCTTCTCGTTTATGATCTGACATTCGAGCCTTTTTTAAAACAGGAATTGGCTGGGGTGTATGGTGTGAAGGTTCGAGAGGAGGACTCCTGA